Sequence from the Thermoflexus sp. genome:
ATCATCGCGGAGGCGGTGATGGAGGCCGGCCTGCGGGCTTGCCTCTGCTATGAGGTGTCCGATCGCAACGGCCCGGAAGGGGCGAGAGCGGGGATCCGGGAGAACGTCCGTTTCCTCCGGCGGGTTCGGGAATGGCGGGCCACCGGGGATCCGCGGGGCGTCTTCCTGGCGGCCTCCTTCGGACTTCACGCCGCCTTCACCGTCGGCCCCCAGACCATGGAGCAGGCGGTTGCGGAAGCCCGGGCGCTGGGGACTGGTTTCCACATTCATGTAGCCGAGGATGCGGCGGACGAGGGGCACAGCCTGACGGTCTATGGGGTGCGAACGGTGGAACGCCTTGCCCGCGAGGGTGTGCTGGGCCCGCAGACGCTATGCGCGCACTGCGTGCATGTCGACGCCGCGGAGATCGATCTGCTGGCCCGCACGGAGAGCAAAGTCAGCCATCAGCCCCGCTCGAACATGAACAACGCGGTAGGGGTGGCGCCGGTGGGAGCGATGCGGAAGGCGGGGGTGACGGTCGGATTGGGAAACGATGGGTTCTCCAATAATATGTTTGCGGAGATGAAGACCGCTTACCTGGTCCATAAAGTTCACGCCCGCGACCCCCGGGCCATGGGGGCGGAGGAAGTCGTGGCCATGGCATACCGGGAGAACGCCCGCATTGCCTCCCTCTTCTGGCCTCATCCCGTAGGGGTTCTGGCCCCGGGTGCCTACGCGGATATCATCCTCCTGGACTACCGGCCTTACACGCCTTTCACAAAGGAGAATCT
This genomic interval carries:
- the ssnA gene encoding putative aminohydrolase SsnA — translated: MTWLIIHGTICTMEDPPRVIEDGAVAIEGDRVGMIGTTAEVRARYPDAEALDARGQLILPGSICAHTHFYGAFARGMPLHDEPPSNFPQILRRLWWRLDRALDEKAVRLSALVGLIDAIRHGTTTLIDHHASPSCIDGSLDIIAEAVMEAGLRACLCYEVSDRNGPEGARAGIRENVRFLRRVREWRATGDPRGVFLAASFGLHAAFTVGPQTMEQAVAEARALGTGFHIHVAEDAADEGHSLTVYGVRTVERLAREGVLGPQTLCAHCVHVDAAEIDLLARTESKVSHQPRSNMNNAVGVAPVGAMRKAGVTVGLGNDGFSNNMFAEMKTAYLVHKVHARDPRAMGAEEVVAMAYRENARIASLFWPHPVGVLAPGAYADIILLDYRPYTPFTKENLPWHLIFGVDGSHVTTTICGGRILMKDRQLLTLDEERIAAEARAHAPRVWERFREIVESERGL